GTTAGTTGTTGTCTCCATTTTACTTCAATTTCTTCAGTTATATCTTCTTGCTTAAATGAGCTAGCTTTGGTTCTTAGAAAGAAAGCTCTACTTGCAATCTCCACGTCATTTCATCCTTCGCTACATCAAAATCTGAATAGCTGAAATCTGACTGCGCTTTGATCTTGTGTTTCATAATATATTTTGATACGCCTACGGTGTACTCCTGTACATGCTCACGACCTGTAACTTCTTCAGGCCAGATTTCCGTAAAACGTCCTGCGAATTCCCAGTTAGACTTCAGAAGGTAACCTGCTTGCAAGTTCATACCTTGTCCTGTTCTGAAAGATTCAAATCTCTCTGCTGTATCAATGACTACTGGTGTCTCTCCGTCTGTAGACTTATGAGCATACTCACCAAGCATTGAGAAGCCTCTGTACTTGAAGATAAAGTCAGCAAAATACGACTCCAGGTCTCTAGTGCCAGACAATACACTACCTCTCTGACCACGGTCACGAATAGCATTATCATCTGTACTGTAAGTGAACCCTACTGCCAATTTTGGTGTAGACTCTCTTTCAAGATCAGATTCAACATAATCACCTTTGCTTTTGAAATTTCCGAAAGGAAGGAAGTCGATACGGCCAGTGTAAGCCAAACCATCAGATAGTTCTTGCTCACCAACGTAGTTGTAGTTTTTACCTTCGCCTGTACTTACCGCCACGGAACCTTTGATCACCCAGTCTTTCACACTGAATTTGTGATGAAGCTGTACGCCCAAATCCCTGTCGATATTGTAATCGGCATTCAGTCTTGACCGGTCAACAAACTGCATGTTTTGAGAAGAAACAACTCTCTCTCTGTTACCTGCCAATTTGGTTTGTCCAACCCAAAGTGAAGTATTTGGTAAAAATTTCCATTTCAGAACGGCATCCAATACTTCATTATTGATCAGGTCAAACTCCAGTTTGTAACCCAGTTTTTCACTGAAAAGGTAACCGCCTGACTTCAAACGTGCTCTTCTAAAGTATAGCTCCTGTGTATTATCACCGTCAAGACTTACTACGTCAAAACGGGTCTGTACACGACCTTCCAATGAAAATTTGAAGTCAGGACCATTCGTATCGATGACAAGACTCTTGCCGAATGGCTTGTTTTCAATTGATACCACTGACTTCTGTGGATCAACTGTTTTTACTTGTGTAGTGTCTGTAACAACAGAATCTGCCTGTGTAAAGGCATAAGAATTCCCTGCTTGTACTGTCAAAAACAGCACAGCCATAATGTACCCTAATCTTGAAAACATGTTAGTTAATCTTTTACCTGAGATCCTAATTATTTTTTAATCAGAAGTGTCCCCACACTTTTGATTCGTTAGTCGTTTGTCCTTAATCCGGTGGCAATTTTCGGATTCTAATGTCAATTGTCAGTTATTTAGAATTTAAGAAATTGTTAAATCACACTTTACACGAAACCTTAACAGAGTTCTATTGTTAATTAAAAAATTGAAAATGAGCCATTTAAATGAATAAACACTCATGATAAGAGCCTAAAAAACTCCTATATAAAGGACTTTTATTCACAAAAATTCTTCTTCATTTAGCCAAAAACAAAGAACATACTTTGTCTTATTTCACAAAATGACATACTCAAACAGATTACGTAACATTATGTTAACATTGAATATAACATTGACAAGAAATTTCTATTCTTTGAATCTAATTAACACCTTGAAAAGGTTGAAAACCCATACTTTATCCATTCCCCCTCTCTTTGTAACATTCTTAATCAACATATATGTAACAAAAAAAGCAGCCCCTTTCAGGGCTGCTTGCGTAATCCAACTCAATCTATGAGTGTGTATATGAAAATATTACCTTCAGTTCACTCTCTTGTATTAATAACCTGTACTCTGATTCAGGTTCGGGTTAAGAGAAACCTGCACCGTTGGAATAGGGAAAACAATTCGTTTTGCTGCATCACTCGGCTTACCAGCACTTGGAAGGTACACAACCTCCCCATCCACTGTTTTAGAAGCTCCATCATTTTCCATTTGCTTGTTCTGCCATGCATCCAGGAACTTACCATAACGAATCAGGTCTTGGCGTCTTACGCCTTCCCAGCATAGCTCCCATCCTCTTTCCATCAAGATAAACTCTGTCACATCTGCTACACTTAGTGCCGTCATATGTGCAGTTGCATCTGCGATCGGTGAGTCTGCCTTAAAGCGTCCACCTTGTGTTCTCAATTCATTCACAATAGACAATGCCTCTGCATCATTACCCATTCTTGCCTCTGCTTCAGCATGCATCAACAATACATCTGCAAAGCGGAGAACAGCAAAGTCAGTACCGCCATCTCCTCCCCAGTCAATACCTGGTTGCTTAGGATCAATCTCCCACTTCAATACACGTACACCTTGCAGTTTATTGGCATCACGTAATGGTACATCGTTCGTATGTTCTACTACTGTTCCATCAACTGTTTCAAACTGCGTATAGAAAATTGACTTACGGTTATCATCGTCACTGAACGAGTCATAGTGATCTGGCATTACTGAAAAACCATTCCACTGAGAATGACCAGCTCCAACTTCTACTTCCTTACCATCATAAATCAGTTTGCGAGTATCGTAGTGCATTCCCCAGCAGTTTCCATGATTACCTAAACCAGCCTGTGCAATGTAAGTGATAGTAAAGATATTCTCCTTGTTGCTTCCTTCGTTCTCCAGCTTGAAAGTATCAAGGTAATTGCTATACAATGAATACCCCATGCCTTCAATCACCTTCGCGTATTCTACTACTTTCTGAAGCGCTTCTGCAGATGGAGTCGATACATTGTATCCATCAGATGTATAAACACCACTATTCAGGTACAACTTCATTAGCATCGCATATGCAGCAGCCTTTCCTGCACGACCATACTGTGGAGTTTCAGGTAATTGATCCTTGATTCCTTCCAGTTCTGTTACGATAAACTCATATACTTGAGCCCTAGTACTTGGTGCTGATTTACCATCATGTTCTGAAGCAGTAATTACGGGTACTCCTCCAAACATATCCATAAGGATATAGTAGTAAAAACCTCTCAGGAAACGTACTTCTGCTTGACCTGCTACCACATCAGGGGTTTGCTCAGCAGTCTGCATAAGTTCCAGTATGGAGTTTGCTCTTGCGATCCCTGTATAAGGGTTGTTCCACATACGTTGCAAATGTGGGTGGTTAGCATCCCAAGTATGTGCATTCAATTGAAGCCACTTACCTCCGTCATACCAGTCACCTCCTCTTGCAGGAACAATTGTTTCATCAGAAGATACTTGGTTAAAGCCCCAAAAATCCTCGTGATGATAAAGGCTTCTCAATGAAGCATAAACAGGGTTAATACCTGCCTGTAGCTCTTCAGGGGTTGTAAAATATTCATCCGCAGGAATTGAGCTATATAGTTCCTCATCAAGGTTAGTACATGCTGGTGCTGTTGCCATTAGTGCACCTGCTGCCAAAACTGTGATTAATCTATTTCTAAATTTCATTATAATACACTTTTGAGATTGTGAACAACATTTTCTTGATTTGCCAATAGGGCAATAATGTCAGACTTAGAAACCTACACTTACACCTACAGTAAATGTTCTAGCTCTAGGGTAGCTGTTATAATCAATACCTACCGATTTTACCTGACTGCCATCCAGTGCTGTATTTACTTCTGGATCGAAACCAGAGTAATTAGTTAGCACGAATAGGTTTTGACCACTTACATAAGCTCTCAAGTTGTTCAGCCATGATACATTTGTTGTATTAAATGTGTATCCCAATGTCATGTTTGCCATTCTTAGGAATGAGCCATCCTCAACAAATCTGCTTGAGAATCCTTTTACTGAAGTTGGAGTACCTTCACCAACTGCATCAGCCAATGTGTTTCTATCAGCATCAGCACCTGTCAGAGACGATACATTTGAAGCAAGCTCAATCGCTGTATTGTTCACTATATCATTGCCTACA
This portion of the Limibacter armeniacum genome encodes:
- a CDS encoding RagB/SusD family nutrient uptake outer membrane protein gives rise to the protein MKFRNRLITVLAAGALMATAPACTNLDEELYSSIPADEYFTTPEELQAGINPVYASLRSLYHHEDFWGFNQVSSDETIVPARGGDWYDGGKWLQLNAHTWDANHPHLQRMWNNPYTGIARANSILELMQTAEQTPDVVAGQAEVRFLRGFYYYILMDMFGGVPVITASEHDGKSAPSTRAQVYEFIVTELEGIKDQLPETPQYGRAGKAAAYAMLMKLYLNSGVYTSDGYNVSTPSAEALQKVVEYAKVIEGMGYSLYSNYLDTFKLENEGSNKENIFTITYIAQAGLGNHGNCWGMHYDTRKLIYDGKEVEVGAGHSQWNGFSVMPDHYDSFSDDDNRKSIFYTQFETVDGTVVEHTNDVPLRDANKLQGVRVLKWEIDPKQPGIDWGGDGGTDFAVLRFADVLLMHAEAEARMGNDAEALSIVNELRTQGGRFKADSPIADATAHMTALSVADVTEFILMERGWELCWEGVRRQDLIRYGKFLDAWQNKQMENDGASKTVDGEVVYLPSAGKPSDAAKRIVFPIPTVQVSLNPNLNQSTGY
- a CDS encoding porin, producing MFSRLGYIMAVLFLTVQAGNSYAFTQADSVVTDTTQVKTVDPQKSVVSIENKPFGKSLVIDTNGPDFKFSLEGRVQTRFDVVSLDGDNTQELYFRRARLKSGGYLFSEKLGYKLEFDLINNEVLDAVLKWKFLPNTSLWVGQTKLAGNRERVVSSQNMQFVDRSRLNADYNIDRDLGVQLHHKFSVKDWVIKGSVAVSTGEGKNYNYVGEQELSDGLAYTGRIDFLPFGNFKSKGDYVESDLERESTPKLAVGFTYSTDDNAIRDRGQRGSVLSGTRDLESYFADFIFKYRGFSMLGEYAHKSTDGETPVVIDTAERFESFRTGQGMNLQAGYLLKSNWEFAGRFTEIWPEEVTGREHVQEYTVGVSKYIMKHKIKAQSDFSYSDFDVAKDEMTWRLQVELSF